The nucleotide window atgaAACCTTTTTAAAGACTCAAAGCcaatgtttgttttcaaaaaatcaggaaaactCCCCCTTATAAAGGATTACAGAGGAAGAACAGAACAACTTTGAGGCATAACTGCATGCAATTTAGAGAAAGAAGTGCCTTATTACAAATTGCTGTGGACTAACCCTACACATTCTGCTATTAAAATTGAGGAAAATACTCATAGACCGGCATTTTCTATGCTTCTTGTGATGTGTTTTATCAAGAAGCTTTGATTAGATGGTTTCATTAGATAAAAGTGATCTCCAGGAAGCTCATAAAAGGAAGTATTTCCACTTGTTAGTTCTTGCCAAcctaaaaagatatttaaagtGTCAGAGAAATGTCAACTATTGTGGTAATTTTGTATAACTACTTCAAAGctataatttaataattattttaaatcccATATCAATTTTTTGGTTCAAATATTGAAACTGCTTTGTTGATTTGTTTCCTTGAAGAAGGAGGTAGACTCTAGAAAACACTACTGAACAGGTGTAATACAACAAGAAAATGTGTAAGTATAAGAGGAAAACCATTTAAGCAAAGTACCTTTTGCATCAAATATTTTATCATCAGACCCAGAAAAGTAGGTAATATCGCAGGAGAAGGGGCTAGTCATGTCTGTCTTCTCAAATCTGTGAACATAAAAAGTAGTCATAAAACATTCCATaagataaatatatttggaaTTTGCTTCCACATACaaaaaaggttttttgtttttctccaaaatctGACAAATTTCAGGAGTTAGATTATACAGAcatcaggagaagaaaatactCTTGAAGTTTCTTAGCGCTTATCCTACTGCAATTAGATATAAAATTGTAAAGAAAGAATGACCCAAtagttagggaaaaaaaagagcttcgATCTGCAATAAAAATTCTCACCTACAATAAATAATGATGTTACCTACTTATATACAAGTTCTAACATTTCAGTGTCTTTCAATGTCAGATTCCTAAGACCAAAATGGGTCCCACATCCAAGAGTGTCCTTGTTTTTGCCAAGAAGCCTTTAACCACTCAGCTACATGAGCTGTCATGTGACGTCCAGTGGGGACAGCAGTTAGGACACAGGAAGCCGGTTGCTGTCTGGGTGCCCAGAACACAGGGATTCTTTTTCTGGTTAGGCTAGAGGACCTTGGATCTGGAGGCTGAATGCAATGTTCCTGAAGCATGATAAACTGAGGTTGTTAATCtcagaaaacaataaaagacACGAGAATATTCCCTTTTAGTAGCTGTTAACTTTGGATCATAGGTAGAACTGTAATTCTGCCATGACAGGTTCGCTACTGCAGTAACAGTTGTGGTTGCTGCAGAACGCAGTGTTTCATCTAGGGCATAAATAccagaaaacaagcagaaaagcacacaaaggaaaaaaccctatgTTTActgtttcttattctttttataacagaaatgagaacaagttactaagaaagaaaataggaaacTTAACATGATCAGACagaagtaaaaatgtaaaatacaaatacagaaGTAATACAAAGTTGTAAAACTTACGAAAACGTGTGAAGAATTCTAGCATCTTCTCTAAGCACCGTATCTGTCCAACTGTCTTCATCAGATGGAAACTCAGAATTTCCTCCTACAATCTTCATCAGTATGAGAAGGTCATCGATTTCATCAGGTGGGATCAGGCTTTTGATGGCAAGAAATGATGCAGACTGTTGGTACCAAAAAAAGCAGATCAGATGttgtatataatatattttaaataaccttttcattgaaattattttagtagaAAGTACAATAATTTTCCATCTCCAGAATACAATGGCTGATTCATTTAACATTCACAGAGGGCACTTCATGGAAAGGGCTAATAGATTGTGCTTACTGAAATTACAAACTATGAGTGAGCCAAGTACTCTCTACTTCTGAAACTTATACAGACAAATAACtgttaatattattttgttcaAGCTTGACTCTTACTATTGAAATACAACTAGTAAAATAAtctaagagaaagaaaaacctaGCACTGGACATAAACCTGGCTAATGTGGGACTGAAGAGACCAACTGATAATGGAAATTTGCAGGAATAATAATTGCTTCTATGAATCACTAGCTCATACTCACGACTGCTAAGAAGCTTTAGAAACGGAATAACAGAAATAGCAAATGCTGACTGAGGAGAGGACTGGAAAAATGCCACTTCACTACTGTTTTTCTGAGAAAGACTAGCAGAACCAGCAAAACCTCTgaaaaaactgattaaaaatcCTACTCAGAatgaggagagaagaaaaaaaattggaccAATGTATTGAGGACTAATGCAGCAGGTTTATGAAAGACTAGGGAAAGACAGTTACTTCACACATTACACAGTAAGGAGGACCACTTAGAATTTTGGTTTGATTGTTTTTGAGTGTTAAGCCAATGGCCATACTAAAtaacacaatattttaaaaagtttagtTTAAGGATTAGTTAGTTTAAGCATTAATTAATTCCAGCATTAGTTTTAAGGAGACTGTTCTCCCAAGGCTAAGGTTAGTAGCAGTGAATATTATGTATTCTGCGTCAACCTCAGAACACTTTTCACTCCATAGATTCTGAagaaatgttggggttttttttattaaaactactCTGCATACCATActgtaaaatattattcttaCTCTTAGTAGCTAATTTATGGTTCTGTTTCATAACGTTAATGATTCTGTAGCTTACATTTGGGGCATGTGCTCCTGACATGAAAAGATGGACTGGCTCCAGTCCGtacttttctttcagctgaagTGCAACGGCAAAACTCAGGTAAGTTGCAAAACTGCAgcacaagaagaaattaaagcaaagtAAGTAAAAACATACATACAAACATAATTTCAGTGCTAACTGGCTATCTTGAACAATAGCTGAAATGGTATATAACATGCAGATTATAATGATATTAGTTTATTGACATGAAGTATATTCCTACACGGTCTAATTTTGCAAATAAGACCTTTtcatattctctttcttttaataGTCTCCTTAATTTTCAATAAGAACAGTTATTTTGAATACTTGAGACTCAGCAATCtctaaaatctgtatttcatgaATGGTTCACCCCCTGCATTCATATAGATCAAGCACTGGCACAAATACTAACAATAAATGCAATTATAATTGATTAGAAACACATGCTCAGAAGTTGTACCTGAaggtataaataaataaataaataaccagaGTCTTTGACAGCAACTGCATGTTTTAGGATGATTTGACAGAAGATCCTTGCAGAGGCATATTTTTCCTAAAggttttgcaaataaaaacaagtaaCTCTCTACTCCTAGAGCTCAGAAATAGAAACTCCTTCACTAGGGTAtctaaaaatgtatatatttttaccTGTGAccaaaaaatgcaaatggtttttctttcaatttttctaACAAAACACTTATAATTTCATTAACTGCACTTGTCATGTCTTTTGGAAAAGGCTCCTCAAGACGAGTTTCTCTTCCAGGAAGCCTTATACAGAACACTGCAGAAGAGGCgaaagaagggagggaaaagaattATAGTTATTTCAAATAGacacagtaaaataattttagttaagtttttaaattattctgcagAATATACATACTATTTTAATTAATCCTTCTTACACTTGATCCTGTGCACTTGCTTGCTATTGCTGCAACTGTGATTTAATCCTGCAAGAGATTAGGTTTCCACCCTTCCTTTAGTCTCAAATGCTGCCCCTCCAGCTGATCTGATTGATAAATGCCTTGGGTCAGAATCCACAAGATCCTGATTTCAGCTGAGGTTTGAAAGCAACTTTATTGTTATAAGTTTTAATAACAACCACAAATTAATTCATTTCAATAATAGTAAGTTTGAGGGTTGTGTAAAATATATCCTTTCATGGGCAGCATTAGTAAGTGAAACTATATTAGACTTGTACAATCCCTGTTTTCTTCTATGTCAGCTTTTCAGCACTGCACATTGGAAAATGTGGAATCATAGTGCAAATTGGtggatatttatatttatagttaTATTTAtagttatttatatttatagagAATGAAATTTAcatgcttttattattttcctttcaaaattgaGGATTTTCCTCTCACTGTTTAGTGAAAGTAAGGAATGAATAGATCAGAAAAATtgttgatttatttcaaatctCCTTAACATCATGCATACTGCCAGTTATGTAAAAGTAATGGGTCAGACACAAAGATAGACTCTTTTAGAAGAGATTGACTAAACCACAACCTAATACCATAGATACCAGTACAGAAAAGTTTGCATCTTCTGTACTTTGGAAGTAGTTCCAGTGGacaaaacctttttctttcctcttttttttttttttttttttttttttttttttttttttttttttttcctaatttcaagGAAAATTCAATGTGCAACTGCTTACCAGAAAGTATACTTGCATTTAGAGGACTGGTAAAATTCAATGGCAATGCTCATgaatatcaaattatttttttctttgtggaaaatttggaaaatgGCCTTGGTTCCTCTTCAAATAGGTCAAGCAATGGATCTTTTTAGTGTTGATATATCTTGTGAGCAATGAAAATTACTTCATAGTGTAACTAAACATCATTTCACTGTTATAAAATTCATAgattaaatttcagttttgattCAAGAAGCACAAACACTGGATAAGAGATATTCTGCAGCCTCTCAAAAATAGTTCTCATATCTTCACTGTTAACCTTGCTGAAGACTGGCTTATCAACAATATTCAGTGTACTTCTGTTTCTGAATCATACCAGTAGTTTCTGAAGCAGTCAAGCATACTGTACTCTTGTGAATTGTAGCTCTGAGGATATAATTTTTTCACTCAATCAAATATAATTTGATTCAAGGGTACAGAAAATGTACCCTTGTGGAAATGCTAGTTCCTAATGAATGCTagttccttcctttctggagaAGACACATTGGATAACGATT belongs to Vidua macroura isolate BioBank_ID:100142 chromosome 1, ASM2450914v1, whole genome shotgun sequence and includes:
- the OLAH gene encoding S-acyl fatty acid synthase thioesterase, medium chain, which produces MEKLVACVQKKPDAICRLICFPWAGSGTSKLAKWGRLFNDSIEVFCIRLPGRETRLEEPFPKDMTSAVNEIISVLLEKLKEKPFAFFGHSFATYLSFAVALQLKEKYGLEPVHLFMSGAHAPNSASFLAIKSLIPPDEIDDLLILMKIVGGNSEFPSDEDSWTDTVLREDARILHTFSFEKTDMTSPFSCDITYFSGSDDKIFDAKGWQELTSGNTSFYELPGDHFYLMKPSNQSFLIKHITRSIENAGL